A single Cottoperca gobio chromosome 3, fCotGob3.1, whole genome shotgun sequence DNA region contains:
- the scg3 gene encoding secretogranin-3 isoform X2, with product MASKYLGLFVLFQLLAMNVVSQISAFPTPTASTDDKTVYNRQLTEERPLQEQIAEADSVKAAVQSAESKRPSASKDAESEQDLDDFTVLKSLADGQKSKEATEVPLKKAQYAPDESDSTKSRRLAEDYDSTKNGMDYDDPESFRQVDGTPLTAEDIVQKIANKIYEEDDRGVFDRIVLKLLKLGLITDSQADTLEYQVAEALQDLITRNAKNNEIEDVESNDQEIKGEQDGQGSDAIKDTLEPPKQRYNEDEEGEEENEDEVEDEVDRDAEEEEEEEEGGNKEAKTWVKDTGEGNEVSPEDGLQDLQYFPNFYRLLRSLDSDQDAQERETLITIMKTLIDFVKMMVKYGTITPEEGVSYLENLDAMIAMQTKNKLGKALGPPDFTGPNGKNLDEDDNTKAEAAKMQKEYENLKDSTKEEQPSTETNQPGKSETYLEAIRKNIEWLKKHNKDEGKDDYDLSKLKDFMDQQVDSYIEKGIIAKDEGDTIKRIYSSL from the exons ACAAAACTGTGTACAATAGACAGTTAACAGAGGAAAGACCACTACAAGAGCAG ATTGCTGAGGCGGACAGTGTAAAGGCTGCAGTACAGTCTGCTG AGAGCAAGCGTCCCTCTGCCTCCAAGGACGCAGAGTCAGAGCAGGACCTTGATGACTTCACCGTGCTGAAGTCACTGGCTGATGGCCAGAAATCAAAGGAGGCCACTGAGGTGCCACTGAAGAAGGCTCAGTACGCTCCAGATGAATCAGACTCCACCAAGAGCCGACGTCTGGCTGAGGACTACGACTCCACCAAGAACGGTATGGACTACG ATGACCCAGAAAGCTTCCGTCAGGTTGACGGCACTCCGCTGACAGCAGAAGACATTGTCCAGAAGATCGCAAACAAGATCTACGAGGAGGACGACAGAGGAGTGTTCGACAGGATCGTCTTAAAATTGCTTAAACTGGGGCTG ATCACAGACAGTCAGGCAGACACTCTGGAGTACCAGGTGGCCGAGGCTCTCCAGGACCTCATCACCAGAAACGCCAAGAACAACGAGATTGAGGACGTTGAGAGCAACGACCAAGAAATAAAGGGAGAGCAGGACGGCCAGGGCTCAGACGCAatcaag GACACGTTGGAGCCACCCAAGCAGCGCTACAATGAAGACGAGGAGGGCGAAGAAGAAAATGAGGATGAGGTTGAGGACGAGGTGGACAGggatgcagaagaagaagaagaagaagaagaagggggcaATAAGGAAGCCAAAACCTGGGTCAAAGATACTGGGGAGGGCAACGAGGTGAGCCCTGAAGACGGGCTCCAGGACCTGCAGTACTTCCCCAACTTCTACCGTCTGCTCCGGAGCCTCGACTcag ATCAAGACgcgcaggagagagagacattgatTACCATCATGAAGACGCTGATCGACTTTGTGAAGATGATGGTGAAGTACGGTACCATCACGCCGGAGGAGGGAGTGTCCTATCTGG AGAACCTGGATGCTATGATCGCCATGCAGACCAAGAACAAGCTGGGCAAGGCTCTCGGACCTCCTGACTTCACTGGACCCAACG GAAAGAACTTGGACGAGGACGACAACACCAAGGCTGAGGCCGCCAAGATGCAGAAGGAGTATGAGAACCTGAAAGACTCAACCAAGGAGGAGCAGCCATCAACTGAGACCA ATCAGCCTGGCAAGTCAGAGACTTATCTGGAGGCCATCAGGAAGAACATTGAGTGGttgaagaaacacaacaaagatgAAGGCAAAGATG ATTATGACCTGTCCAAACTGAAGGACTTCATGGACCAGCAGGTCGACTCCTACATTGAGAAGGGCATCATCGCCAAGGATGAAGGCGACACCATCAAGAGGATCTACAGCAGCCTGTAA
- the scg3 gene encoding secretogranin-3 isoform X1, whose amino-acid sequence MASKYLGLFVLFQLLAMNVVSQISAFPTPTASTDDKTVYNRQLTEERPLQEQIAEADSVKAAVQSAESKRPSASKDAESEQDLDDFTVLKSLADGQKSKEATEVPLKKAQYAPDESDSTKSRRLAEDYDSTKNGMDYGKYQDDPESFRQVDGTPLTAEDIVQKIANKIYEEDDRGVFDRIVLKLLKLGLITDSQADTLEYQVAEALQDLITRNAKNNEIEDVESNDQEIKGEQDGQGSDAIKDTLEPPKQRYNEDEEGEEENEDEVEDEVDRDAEEEEEEEEGGNKEAKTWVKDTGEGNEVSPEDGLQDLQYFPNFYRLLRSLDSDQDAQERETLITIMKTLIDFVKMMVKYGTITPEEGVSYLENLDAMIAMQTKNKLGKALGPPDFTGPNGKNLDEDDNTKAEAAKMQKEYENLKDSTKEEQPSTETNQPGKSETYLEAIRKNIEWLKKHNKDEGKDDYDLSKLKDFMDQQVDSYIEKGIIAKDEGDTIKRIYSSL is encoded by the exons ACAAAACTGTGTACAATAGACAGTTAACAGAGGAAAGACCACTACAAGAGCAG ATTGCTGAGGCGGACAGTGTAAAGGCTGCAGTACAGTCTGCTG AGAGCAAGCGTCCCTCTGCCTCCAAGGACGCAGAGTCAGAGCAGGACCTTGATGACTTCACCGTGCTGAAGTCACTGGCTGATGGCCAGAAATCAAAGGAGGCCACTGAGGTGCCACTGAAGAAGGCTCAGTACGCTCCAGATGAATCAGACTCCACCAAGAGCCGACGTCTGGCTGAGGACTACGACTCCACCAAGAACGGTATGGACTACGGCAAGTACCAGG ATGACCCAGAAAGCTTCCGTCAGGTTGACGGCACTCCGCTGACAGCAGAAGACATTGTCCAGAAGATCGCAAACAAGATCTACGAGGAGGACGACAGAGGAGTGTTCGACAGGATCGTCTTAAAATTGCTTAAACTGGGGCTG ATCACAGACAGTCAGGCAGACACTCTGGAGTACCAGGTGGCCGAGGCTCTCCAGGACCTCATCACCAGAAACGCCAAGAACAACGAGATTGAGGACGTTGAGAGCAACGACCAAGAAATAAAGGGAGAGCAGGACGGCCAGGGCTCAGACGCAatcaag GACACGTTGGAGCCACCCAAGCAGCGCTACAATGAAGACGAGGAGGGCGAAGAAGAAAATGAGGATGAGGTTGAGGACGAGGTGGACAGggatgcagaagaagaagaagaagaagaagaagggggcaATAAGGAAGCCAAAACCTGGGTCAAAGATACTGGGGAGGGCAACGAGGTGAGCCCTGAAGACGGGCTCCAGGACCTGCAGTACTTCCCCAACTTCTACCGTCTGCTCCGGAGCCTCGACTcag ATCAAGACgcgcaggagagagagacattgatTACCATCATGAAGACGCTGATCGACTTTGTGAAGATGATGGTGAAGTACGGTACCATCACGCCGGAGGAGGGAGTGTCCTATCTGG AGAACCTGGATGCTATGATCGCCATGCAGACCAAGAACAAGCTGGGCAAGGCTCTCGGACCTCCTGACTTCACTGGACCCAACG GAAAGAACTTGGACGAGGACGACAACACCAAGGCTGAGGCCGCCAAGATGCAGAAGGAGTATGAGAACCTGAAAGACTCAACCAAGGAGGAGCAGCCATCAACTGAGACCA ATCAGCCTGGCAAGTCAGAGACTTATCTGGAGGCCATCAGGAAGAACATTGAGTGGttgaagaaacacaacaaagatgAAGGCAAAGATG ATTATGACCTGTCCAAACTGAAGGACTTCATGGACCAGCAGGTCGACTCCTACATTGAGAAGGGCATCATCGCCAAGGATGAAGGCGACACCATCAAGAGGATCTACAGCAGCCTGTAA
- the scg3 gene encoding secretogranin-3 isoform X3 — MASKYLGLFVLFQLLAMNVVSQISAFPTPTASTDDKTVYNRQLTEERPLQEQIAEADSVKAAVQSAESKRPSASKDAESEQDLDDFTVLKSLADGQKSKEATEVPLKKAQYAPDESDSTKSRRLAEDYDSTKNDDPESFRQVDGTPLTAEDIVQKIANKIYEEDDRGVFDRIVLKLLKLGLITDSQADTLEYQVAEALQDLITRNAKNNEIEDVESNDQEIKGEQDGQGSDAIKDTLEPPKQRYNEDEEGEEENEDEVEDEVDRDAEEEEEEEEGGNKEAKTWVKDTGEGNEVSPEDGLQDLQYFPNFYRLLRSLDSDQDAQERETLITIMKTLIDFVKMMVKYGTITPEEGVSYLENLDAMIAMQTKNKLGKALGPPDFTGPNGKNLDEDDNTKAEAAKMQKEYENLKDSTKEEQPSTETNQPGKSETYLEAIRKNIEWLKKHNKDEGKDDYDLSKLKDFMDQQVDSYIEKGIIAKDEGDTIKRIYSSL; from the exons ACAAAACTGTGTACAATAGACAGTTAACAGAGGAAAGACCACTACAAGAGCAG ATTGCTGAGGCGGACAGTGTAAAGGCTGCAGTACAGTCTGCTG AGAGCAAGCGTCCCTCTGCCTCCAAGGACGCAGAGTCAGAGCAGGACCTTGATGACTTCACCGTGCTGAAGTCACTGGCTGATGGCCAGAAATCAAAGGAGGCCACTGAGGTGCCACTGAAGAAGGCTCAGTACGCTCCAGATGAATCAGACTCCACCAAGAGCCGACGTCTGGCTGAGGACTACGACTCCACCAAGAACG ATGACCCAGAAAGCTTCCGTCAGGTTGACGGCACTCCGCTGACAGCAGAAGACATTGTCCAGAAGATCGCAAACAAGATCTACGAGGAGGACGACAGAGGAGTGTTCGACAGGATCGTCTTAAAATTGCTTAAACTGGGGCTG ATCACAGACAGTCAGGCAGACACTCTGGAGTACCAGGTGGCCGAGGCTCTCCAGGACCTCATCACCAGAAACGCCAAGAACAACGAGATTGAGGACGTTGAGAGCAACGACCAAGAAATAAAGGGAGAGCAGGACGGCCAGGGCTCAGACGCAatcaag GACACGTTGGAGCCACCCAAGCAGCGCTACAATGAAGACGAGGAGGGCGAAGAAGAAAATGAGGATGAGGTTGAGGACGAGGTGGACAGggatgcagaagaagaagaagaagaagaagaagggggcaATAAGGAAGCCAAAACCTGGGTCAAAGATACTGGGGAGGGCAACGAGGTGAGCCCTGAAGACGGGCTCCAGGACCTGCAGTACTTCCCCAACTTCTACCGTCTGCTCCGGAGCCTCGACTcag ATCAAGACgcgcaggagagagagacattgatTACCATCATGAAGACGCTGATCGACTTTGTGAAGATGATGGTGAAGTACGGTACCATCACGCCGGAGGAGGGAGTGTCCTATCTGG AGAACCTGGATGCTATGATCGCCATGCAGACCAAGAACAAGCTGGGCAAGGCTCTCGGACCTCCTGACTTCACTGGACCCAACG GAAAGAACTTGGACGAGGACGACAACACCAAGGCTGAGGCCGCCAAGATGCAGAAGGAGTATGAGAACCTGAAAGACTCAACCAAGGAGGAGCAGCCATCAACTGAGACCA ATCAGCCTGGCAAGTCAGAGACTTATCTGGAGGCCATCAGGAAGAACATTGAGTGGttgaagaaacacaacaaagatgAAGGCAAAGATG ATTATGACCTGTCCAAACTGAAGGACTTCATGGACCAGCAGGTCGACTCCTACATTGAGAAGGGCATCATCGCCAAGGATGAAGGCGACACCATCAAGAGGATCTACAGCAGCCTGTAA
- the lysmd2 gene encoding lysM and putative peptidoglycan-binding domain-containing protein 2, with protein sequence MAEFSPVLSMRDGGGRFGQPIFPRSRSGSESESELSQSLARTKIRSYGSTASVTASLGEKYIEHRVTDSDTLQGIALRYGVTMEQIKRANKLFSNDCIFLKNNLNIPVLSEKRYIFNGLSLESPDGDGEAVCHEADAPCVMLQDIEGPSPPPENSKPPQPEELSAKDFLHRLDLQIKQSKQAARRLKEEEVRNNEEDYTAPTTSYQEI encoded by the exons ATGGCGGAGTTCTCGCCCGTACTGTCGATGCGGGATGGAGGAGGACGTTTTGGCCAGCCCATCTTCCCTCGGTCCAGGTCCGGTTCCGAGTCGGAGAGCGAACTGTCACAGAGCCTGGCCCGGACCAAGATCCGCTCGTACGGAAGCACAGCGAGCGTCACGGCCTCTCTGGGGGAGAAATACATAGAACACCGGGTTACAGACAGTGATACCCTGCAAGGGATTGCTCTCAGATACGGTGTTACG ATGGAGCAAATCAAGAGAGCCAACAAGCTGTTCAGCAACGACTGCATTTTTCTGAAGAACAACCTCAACATCCCTGTGCTGTCGGAGAAGCGCTACATATTTAACGGACTGTCTCTGGAGTCTCCTGATGGGGACGGTGAAGCAGTGTGCCACGAGGCAGATGCACCTTGTGTTATGTTGCAGGATATCGAGGGACCCTCGCCACCCCCTGAGAACTCCAAACCCCCCCAGCCAGAGGAGCTGTCCGCCAAAGACTTCTTACACAGACTGGACTtgcaaattaaacaatcaaAGCAGGCAGCACGCAGACTGAAAGAAGAGGAAGTAAG GAACAATGAGGAGGACTACACGGCCCCCACAACGTCATATCAGGAGATATAA